DNA sequence from the Bufo bufo chromosome 3, aBufBuf1.1, whole genome shotgun sequence genome:
ATGTTTTGATCACATGATCGCTGAAATCATAATGTTGGAGTTCACGCCCTCTCTTAGGACAGCGtcatgcgttccagggtggagcaCACAATATCCACTTGTATAGAGGAATCCAAGCGCCGCACTTAACAAGTGACGCGCACGCATCCCCATGGAGACCAGCAAATGCTACTGGGTATCGAACCCTCACGGCACATACTCAGCGGCACGGACACAGTCACAGCATATCACAGAAAAAGCATATGGGAGTACATCAGGATGTGAAAACAGCTCAGGGAGAATTCAAATTTAACCTAGTATCTTTAACAGTATCTGCACATCAATAATAGTGAAAGCGTATGGTAATACCTTAAGAAATCAATGTATCGTATATGACCAACTGGCCAAGTATAAAGTAGATGCCCCTAGTCTAACTCCAACATTATGATTTCAGCGATCATGTGATCAAAACATAGATCACATGACGAGCTGGATCTTTaaggtcctttgacatgcgcagTTTCATTATTGATACGCCGAACTTCATGTGGTCTGTGTCCCATCTCCACCGAAGGACCTTCTTGGATTGTGAATGTTTTTATCAGGTACACCTGCACTATTCACCACTGCTAATCATGATCAGATGGATATAATCATGAATCATGTCGCTTTATATTTGTATTGCACTATAATATGTTATTTTTGATATTAATTCTATATCCTATTTATATGGAACCCATGATATACACAATCTATGAATTCACGTGTTTGCATTatgtttttttatcattttttcattattttattaatatatattaaTTGAGAAATGTTTATTGATTAATGACACTAAGCTGTATAAAAAGCATGCTATGCTAGTATTtgttcactgcttgagaaagatcccagagagaaggatcgaaacgttgctgtctggtaaATAAAGTACTATCTTTtcattttacgccttggaagtgctgtggAATTTCTTTTTGTTATATGCTTTGGAGGGGGACCGCCTTCATAGCCGCTTGCACTCCGCTGACATTGTTTGTCGCAGTGCGGCTCCTGTTGccctttttcatatatatatatatatatatatatatatatatatataaaaattttgcaGGATAAGTTCAAGTTTTTAATGCACtattttaagtacatgtaattGATTAAAGcaagctgtttagctaaaaccccctttatTTATATCGGTAAAAAGGTGttttagtggtcactaaggggaatGCTGTATTGAGatttgtctctgtacagcattaaccacttaaggaccacaggtttatacccccttagtgaccaggcccttttttacaaatcggcactccacaactttagcggtttattgctcagtcatgcaacttaccaccccaaatgaattttacctccttttcttctcactaatagagctttcatttggtgtttttttcattgctgctgacatttttactttttttgttaatcgaaatttaatgatttttttgcaaaaaaattatttttcagttgtaaaattttgcaaaaaaaacatccatatataaatttctctaaatttattgttctacatgtctttaaaaaaaaaaaaatggtttgggtaaaagtaatagcgtttacaaactatgatacaaaaatgtgaatttccgctttttgaagcagctctgactttctgagcacctgtcatgttttctgaggttctacaatgcccagacagtacagacaccccacaaatgaccccattttggaaagtagacaccctaaggtattcgctgatgggcatagtgagttcatagaactttttattttttgtcacaagttagcggaaaatgtgttttttttttttttttttcttacaaagtctcatattccactaacttgtgacaaaaaataacttccatgaactcactatgcccatcacaaaataccttggggtgtcttctttccaaaatggggtcacttgtggggtagttatactgccctggcattctaggggccctaatgtgcggtaagtagtttgaaatcaaaatctgtaaaaaatggctggtgaaatcctaaaggtgctctttggaatgtgggcccctttgcccacctaggctgcaaaaaagtggtattgctgtactcaggagaagttgggcaatgttttttggggtgtcattttacatatacccatgctgggtgagagaaatatcttggcaaaagacaacttttccctttttatacaaagttggcatttgaccaagatatttatctcacccagcatgggtatatgtaaaatgacaccccaaaacacattgcccaacttctcctgagtacggaaataccacatgtgtgacactttttttgcagcctagatgcgcaaaggggcccacattccttttagggggtcattttttgacatttggatcccagacttcttctaggcccctaaaattccagggcagtataaataccccacatgtgaccccattttggaaagaagacaccccaaggggcatggcaagttcatagaaatttttatttattttttgccacaagttagcggaaattttatttattttttttgttttttctcatctccctttccgctaacttggggcaaaaatttcaatctttcatggactcaatatgcccctcagcgaataccttggggtgtctactttccaaaatggggtcacatgtggggtatttatactgccctggcattttaggggccctaaagcgtgagaagaagtctggaatataaatgtctaaaaaaatttacgcatttggattccgtgaggggtatggtgagttcatgtgagattttattttttgacacaagttagtggaatatgagactttgtaagaaaaaaataaaaataaaaaatttcgtctgaatggagcatgacaggggggtgatcaatgacaggggggtgatcaatgacaggggggtgatcaatgacaggggggtgatcaatgacaggggggtgatcaaggagtctatatggggtgaataaggggttaataagtgacaggggggggggagtgtagtggtgcttggtgctacttattactgagctgcctgtgtcctctggtggtcgatccaagcaaaggggaccaggtagcaggtatattagatgctgttatcaaaacagcgtctaatatacctgttaggattttttttaaaatcgcatctccagcctgccatcgaacgatcgccgctggcaggctggagatccactcgcttaccttccgatcctgcgaGCGgaggcgcgttcacaggaagtctcggctcaCGCAAGATgatgccaatcggcgttagtgtgacctggcagagccgccgcgatgacgccttttggTGTTAGCGtggtgggaagtggttaaaatggaTGAGCTCTGGCAATGATTCAGTGAATAACTTCAGCCATTGGTTTTGatggatctctgtacagcattcaaaggAAGTTTTGAtcaaattgactttggatctatgatccgaagctctatTTGCTGAACACACAACATAACTATAAATtacaggggtcagaatatggtggtaCAAAATTTTAGTTTTCAGTATTAAACTaaagcacaggtcagttttgctgcatagGGAATGCTGTAGGGACAAAGGCCATAAAACTGGCATCATTGGTTTTAATTCCACccgattttgtattttttttttttttaaagccatattaaatggtggtattAGGAAGTACAACTTTTTCCACATATgcctgtgaatggaaaaataagtcAAGGCTCTAAAGATGGGGAAGGAAAATGAGAAACCTCCTGTATACAAAGTAAAAGTATATTCCTGACTTCACTGTTCACAGGGGAGGTGATTGGTGTAGGTCACCAATCTCTATAAATGCATTGGATATTGGCAGGGACTCCTTATATTTTGTATTGTCTagcctttaaccctttaggtgcagctTAATTTAATTTTATAGTTCATCTGTATTAGTGGCTGTTCCCACAGATTCTCAGATTAGATTAAGGTCCTGCATATAAGGTTTCTGCTCGGATCCATTATAATTGGTGGAGTCTATTCAGCTTTGTGCCAAATCCAGCACTTTGTGTTTTTATTGTCCTCTAATGGAGCAGAACACAACTAGTGGAGTTGCCCTTAGTCTTGCACCTTGTGAGGTgtaaatttttccttttttgcctTACAAATTGGTTACAAACCTGTAGCTACCAGAACTCATTTGGGCAGAGCCACTTGGAAGAAATTTTCAAGCTACTTAGTCTGTTACTCATGAACAATTCCAGATACAATTgtcgggctactttcacacttgcgtttgctgcggatccgtcatggatctgcacagacggatccgttcagataatacaaccgtctgcatccgttcagaacagatctgtttgtattatctttaacatagccaagccagatctgtcttgaacaccattgaaagtcaatgaaggacggatctgttttctattgtgccagactgtcatagaaaactgatccgcccCCATGGACTtatattgtgtgtcagaacggatcagtttggctcagtttcatcagtgtcggcctccaaagcggaatggaggcaaactgatgcgttctgaggggatccttttccattcagaatgcattagggcaaaactgatctgttttggacctcttgtgagccctgaacggatctcgcaagcaaaagccaaaacgccagtgtgaaagtagccttaattcttTCTGTACAGTAGATCCTGCATTGGAAACACAATTTAAGCTTTatctttcatttttatttttcttcttggCTAGTTATTCTAACAATGTCTGGTCGAGGTAAGAAGGTCCAGAAGGCTGCAGCTGGTAAGACCTCCAGATCCTCTAAGGCGGGACTCCAGTTCCCAGTGGGCCGTATCCACAGGTTCCTGAGGAAGGGAAACTATGCTCAGAGGATTGGATCTGGAGCCAGCATCTATATGGCTGCCACCCTGGAATACCTGTGTGCTGAGGTCCTGGAGCTGGCGGGAAACGCGGCCAGAGACAACAAGAAATCTAGGATCCTGCCCAGACACATCCAACTGGCTGTCAGGAATGATGAGGAACTGGCCAAGCTTTTTGATGGGGTCACCATTGCAGATGGAGGGGTCCTGCCAAATATCCAAGCCATCCTACTGCCAAAGAAGACATCAAAAGGCCCATCCTCCGAAGAACCTAAAGCTGCAGAGTCTCAGGAGTTCTAACCTTAATTAAATGTATTGGAATTTTGTATAAAGCACTTGTTTTCTTAGATTTGTGGTGGGATATGTTCCCTTACCACAGTTTTTAAGTGATCCTAATTAAACTTTTTTGTATGAAATTGTCTATTCTCCAGCTTCAGTCTTTCTAGCGTTGAGTGAGTATGCTTGGctgaacaccagtttggctcgagcattgcAATGCTTGGCACATCGTGGTTTTCAGCCAAATACTGCGTGTGATCAAGCGCGATGCTAGTGTCTCCTTCCCGAAcgtttggctgctatgcagccaggaaacatgcaggtaagtactgccactcattaATGCCAtcaccatgttggttactggcattacggtgattggctggccagctcAGTCTTGGGGCTCATTCGCATAATGTGTGCTTCCCATTACCGTATTGCAGATCTGCCATACACAGGCAACTtctcgtgtgcgttccgcatcacagatgcggtcccagtcactttaatgggtctggagATACAGAACACTACAGAGGGTTCCATTCcaagcctccacaccgcaaaaagatggggcatgttatatctttttgtggaactgaCACATCGTGGAcccagtcaagtgaatgggtccgtgatcccatGCAGCTGGGCCACtgtcagtgcccatgcattgtggaccATAATTTGTGGTACACAGCACCGACTTCACActgtcatgtgaacaagcccttagtcaGGAAGAGCTGTGCTTTAGAAGGGAGTGTACAGAATTGaatcttatttattttatttttttgttaggcagggttggtgttggagacccaaaagtcctttcaaggactattttatggTAGCAATatctttagcgcaacctgcactaaatagtttgcaattgtttggctgctgcagacagtgacattatctgcgttaCATCTCTTGTTTtaatgtgtgcgcagcctaaaaatatctgccaTCCAgtctactttttctgtagactgcagacagtgacattacctgtgctacatctcctgtataacattagctgctggtgacagcagcaacattttACATACACTACAGCGCCTGTAAAACATTTGCATCATCACTATTCATGGCAttgagtttaatttatttgcgcatacacttacaaaacctgcgctactgctacttgcaagcatatatatgtagtgtcccactaggtaggcgtgggcactacacaagggtcaattggttcacgtgttacttctgctcacaagggacagtaatattatatttaactatgtactttaatgtattctatgtgcttttatatgcaatgtttccttTGTCATGCATAGCAGTCCTAttggggtgtagttaggcatcctagacactagagggagatggggagcccctagtataaatgtccaggcccgaggagggagttcatagtcaggagtctgtggagacagaagtgagaaggcaccagccagagatattctgagggcctcctcctgacatgcagctagatagtccaggctgctagccactaccaggaggctagtgaactctagcctgcctgtagataaagtgagcctcagttagctcagaagacaccccagtaataggagtgcacctcctgggagaaacctgcagtcaccTATCTAATCCAGCAGAGAATCCAGCTAATAAGCAAAGGTACTGTGATAgttaaagcaagtgccaatactggaggatggAATTGATataccaaggattcaagccagcaattaggcatccgggccttgggatccagccagctagaatagctgtggggatagagcagcattgtactgcaaagcattaactgtatatcctccaagtatcttgcaagattgaaacctgctgtgcatttgtactATAAAGGACTgcatcattatcacctactgcaactgtctgtataaagttggactgtttcctaaagtaaagcaatgtttggtttaccacctgtgtactccattaatcctcctgcaaatcggtgtgccaccgttacaggcactggcgtcacgatacttaaagggaccttgcctcaggcactcaaaacacctgcaacatccagggcacctcacccaacatcaggccaggtctctccataccAAGAGGAacgtgtgtctacctctcattcactgccacatgcctgcccagggttctcctccaaaaagtgagtaaccctcgattgcccataaccatgACCTCACTgttgctataccctgcaggtctggcgtgctgcatatatacaatttaatatgcagaaggcgagcagtaagggatggaagtggccatggtgcatgcagaggccgtggcgaaactgcctgctgccagagcacaaacactcatccacgatacctagcttcatgtctcagtttgcagggtggcgcaggacacaactctctaagtcacaccagtgcaaccaggtggtctgattgcagcagataatgcttccagtcggttaagcaccaagtTCAGTCTCggtagccaagagtctgttcaACAGAATACTCACCCTGATACGCTTTCCACCCACCATGGTGAGTCTTGGCaaataagtgatcccacactcggatattccgaggagctcttcatcgccattccttgatttgggcctctcaccaagcccgcttgaagagggacatgagattgtGTGCattgatgcccaaactcttgatcatccacagtcagaagatgactgtggggaatggcaattagtatttcacgaggtggattattttatgcacttgtatagcgctactatattctgcagtgctttagaGACCTTagaatccaactgtccccaatggggctcacaatctaaggtccctatgacTTTGgactgtgggaggaaacccacgcgaaAATACAAACTCCATGCTGAATGATGTTttctttattggtcactcatacaTGCAGTAGTGACACGCGATTTGGCGCATACATGCGCCTTTGTCAAACAGCTGTACACTCACTGTTTGACAAAAGCGTATGTATGTCCTGAAACGCAGGTCACTACTGCTtgtatgagtgaccaataaagaaAACCTCATGGGATTATAGATTGTACTATCCAGGCCCCAAAAACCCAATTACCATAAAATTAA
Encoded proteins:
- the LOC120993229 gene encoding histone H2A, sperm-like, giving the protein MSGRGKKVQKAAAGKTSRSSKAGLQFPVGRIHRFLRKGNYAQRIGSGASIYMAATLEYLCAEVLELAGNAARDNKKSRILPRHIQLAVRNDEELAKLFDGVTIADGGVLPNIQAILLPKKTSKGPSSEEPKAAESQEF